The following proteins are encoded in a genomic region of Streptomyces collinus Tu 365:
- a CDS encoding HelD family protein has protein sequence MAAQVQQSAVGSVHGAQDSVRDREISVEQEHLDRVYQRLEEKIHEAEFLMNDAAKRGQVGTPGALAERDAQVFRAGVHLNRLNNEFEDFLFGRIDLLLGKDGKKGPDGAYTAVEPAEGVVRPDRTADIAETLHIGRIGVLDEDYAPLVIDWRAPAAAPFYRSTPKDPGRVVRRRVIRSKGRRVLGVEDDLMRPELTAFLDGRELPVIGDGALMAALGQARSHTMRDIVSSIQAEQDLVIRAPAASVTQVEGGPGTGKTAVALHRAAYLLYQDRRRYAGGILIVSPTPLLVAYTEGVLPSLGEEGQVAIRAIGSLVDGVEATLYDSPAVARAKGSYRMLKVLRKAARGALELGRGGGAPAGQLALDDADGFSDGDTAGPQSPAGPPGRLRVVAFGRRLELEGAELERVRRTALGGTAPVNLLRPRARRLLLDALWAKSGAGSRHTDPELAAELRSSFDEDVMGEDSFVAFLDAWWPELTPKGVLAAMADERRLGRWARRILNPGEVRKVARALRRDGYSVHDVAMLDELQALLGVPARPRKKRELDPLDQLTGLEELMPVREESQRERAERLAQERTEYAHVIVDEAQDVTPMQWRMVGRRGRHATWTVVGDPAQSSWSDPDEAAEARDEALGTRPRRRFQLTVNYRNPAEIAELAAKVLALAMPGSQSPSAVRSTGVEPRFTVVRDSLERTVRAEAERLLGLVDGTVGVVVAMNRREEARRWLAGLGDRVVALGSLEAKGLEYDATVVVSPAEIADESPAGLRVLYVALTRATQQLTVVSGERDAPDAAGVPDLLRD, from the coding sequence GTGGCCGCTCAGGTTCAGCAGTCCGCGGTCGGCTCGGTACACGGCGCACAGGACTCCGTGCGCGACCGAGAGATCAGCGTCGAACAGGAACACCTGGACCGGGTGTACCAGCGGCTCGAGGAGAAGATCCACGAGGCCGAGTTCCTGATGAACGACGCGGCCAAGCGCGGTCAGGTCGGCACCCCCGGCGCGCTCGCCGAACGGGACGCGCAGGTCTTCCGGGCCGGCGTCCACCTCAACCGGCTGAACAACGAGTTCGAGGACTTCCTCTTCGGCCGCATCGACCTGCTGCTCGGCAAGGACGGCAAGAAGGGCCCGGACGGCGCCTACACGGCGGTGGAGCCCGCCGAGGGCGTGGTCCGGCCCGACCGGACGGCCGACATCGCCGAGACCCTGCACATCGGGCGGATCGGCGTGCTCGACGAGGACTACGCCCCGCTCGTCATCGACTGGCGCGCGCCGGCCGCCGCCCCCTTCTACCGGTCCACGCCGAAGGACCCCGGCCGGGTCGTGCGGCGCCGGGTCATCCGCTCCAAGGGCCGCCGGGTCCTCGGCGTCGAGGACGACCTGATGCGCCCGGAGCTGACGGCGTTCCTCGACGGCCGCGAGCTGCCGGTCATCGGCGACGGCGCGCTGATGGCGGCACTCGGCCAGGCCCGCAGCCACACCATGCGGGACATCGTCTCCTCGATCCAGGCCGAGCAGGACCTGGTGATCCGCGCCCCCGCCGCCTCCGTCACCCAGGTCGAGGGCGGCCCGGGCACCGGCAAGACCGCGGTCGCCCTGCACCGCGCCGCCTATCTGCTCTACCAGGACCGCAGACGGTACGCGGGCGGCATCCTGATCGTCTCGCCGACCCCGCTGCTGGTGGCCTACACCGAGGGCGTGCTGCCCTCGCTCGGCGAGGAGGGCCAGGTCGCCATCCGCGCGATCGGCTCGCTCGTCGACGGAGTGGAGGCCACCCTCTACGACTCCCCGGCCGTGGCCCGCGCCAAGGGCTCCTACCGGATGCTGAAGGTGCTGCGCAAAGCGGCCCGGGGCGCCCTGGAGCTGGGGCGCGGGGGCGGCGCTCCCGCCGGACAGCTCGCCCTGGACGACGCCGACGGCTTCAGCGACGGCGACACCGCCGGGCCGCAGAGCCCGGCGGGCCCGCCCGGCCGGCTCCGGGTGGTGGCCTTCGGACGCCGCCTCGAGCTGGAGGGCGCGGAGCTGGAACGCGTCCGCCGCACCGCCCTGGGCGGCACCGCGCCGGTCAACCTGCTCCGCCCCCGTGCCCGCAGGCTGCTGCTGGACGCCCTGTGGGCGAAGTCCGGCGCGGGCTCCCGGCACACCGACCCCGAGCTGGCCGCCGAGCTGCGCTCCTCCTTCGACGAGGACGTCATGGGCGAGGACTCCTTCGTCGCCTTCCTCGACGCCTGGTGGCCCGAGCTGACCCCGAAGGGCGTCCTCGCCGCCATGGCCGACGAGCGGCGGCTCGGCCGCTGGGCGCGCCGGATCCTCAACCCCGGCGAGGTCCGCAAGGTCGCCCGGGCGCTGAGGCGCGACGGGTACTCCGTGCACGACGTGGCCATGCTGGACGAGCTCCAGGCGCTCCTCGGCGTCCCGGCCCGGCCGCGCAAGAAGCGCGAGCTGGACCCGCTGGACCAGCTCACCGGCCTCGAGGAACTGATGCCGGTGCGCGAGGAGTCCCAGCGGGAGCGTGCCGAGCGGCTGGCGCAGGAGCGCACCGAGTACGCGCACGTGATCGTGGACGAGGCGCAGGACGTCACGCCGATGCAGTGGCGCATGGTCGGCCGCCGCGGCCGGCACGCCACCTGGACGGTCGTCGGCGACCCTGCCCAGTCCTCCTGGTCCGACCCGGACGAGGCGGCCGAGGCCCGCGACGAGGCACTGGGCACCCGTCCCCGACGCCGCTTCCAGCTCACCGTGAACTACCGCAACCCGGCGGAGATCGCGGAGCTGGCCGCCAAGGTCCTCGCCCTGGCCATGCCCGGCTCGCAGTCGCCCTCCGCCGTCCGGTCCACGGGCGTCGAGCCGCGCTTCACCGTCGTCCGGGACTCCCTCGAGCGGACCGTGCGCGCGGAGGCCGAGCGGCTTCTCGGCCTGGTGGACGGCACGGTCGGCGTCGTCGTCGCGATGAACCGCCGCGAGGAGGCCCGGCGCTGGCTGGCCGGGCTCGGCGACCGGGTGGTGGCGCTCGGCAGCCTGGAGGCCAAGGGCCTGGAGTACGACGCGACGGTGGTCGTCTCGCCCGCGGAGATCGCCGACGAGTCGCCGGCCGGCCTGCGCGTGCTCTACGTGGCGCTGACCCGGGCCACCCAGCAGCTCACGGTGGTCTCGGGGGAGCGGGACGCGCCGGACGCGGCCGGGGTGCCTGACCTGCTGCGGGACTAG
- a CDS encoding anti-sigma factor family protein — protein sequence MSGYGGMQGFGTGGTGMSGPMQGSPVPNEHETVGAYALGILDDAEATAFEAHLAGCEWCAQQLDELAGMEPMLAALADLPDSGSTPALGESLSARPSPRLVEKLVDEVSERRAQKRRKGFYLVAAAAALIIGGPMAVMAVNGGSDSGQTATPLAASAQTTFDQLPDKVSGSDGATGASATVAMGEKTWGTSAVLQLKGVKGPLKCSLIAVGKNGERQTLGSWSVPKWGYGIPDATSPEAKKPLYIGGGTALKPNEIDHFEVMTFDGKKLVQVDA from the coding sequence ATGAGCGGATACGGGGGAATGCAAGGATTCGGCACGGGTGGTACGGGTATGTCAGGACCCATGCAGGGATCTCCGGTGCCGAACGAGCACGAGACCGTCGGCGCCTACGCCCTGGGCATCCTGGACGACGCCGAGGCGACCGCCTTCGAGGCCCATCTGGCCGGCTGCGAGTGGTGCGCCCAGCAACTGGACGAGCTGGCCGGGATGGAGCCGATGCTGGCCGCCCTCGCGGACCTGCCCGACTCCGGGAGCACACCCGCGCTCGGCGAGTCCCTGTCCGCCAGGCCGAGCCCGCGCCTGGTGGAGAAGCTGGTCGACGAGGTCTCCGAACGCCGGGCCCAGAAGCGGCGCAAGGGCTTCTACCTGGTCGCGGCCGCCGCCGCGCTGATCATCGGCGGCCCGATGGCCGTCATGGCGGTGAACGGCGGAAGCGACTCGGGGCAGACCGCCACACCGCTGGCGGCGAGCGCGCAGACCACCTTCGACCAGCTCCCCGACAAGGTCTCGGGATCGGACGGCGCCACCGGCGCCAGCGCGACCGTCGCCATGGGCGAGAAGACCTGGGGCACCTCGGCGGTCCTCCAGCTCAAGGGCGTCAAGGGACCGCTCAAGTGCTCCCTGATCGCCGTCGGCAAGAACGGCGAGCGTCAGACGCTGGGCTCCTGGTCCGTCCCGAAGTGGGGCTACGGCATCCCGGACGCGACGAGCCCGGAGGCCAAGAAGCCGCTGTACATCGGCGGTGGCACGGCCCTCAAGCCGAACGAGATCGACCACTTCGAGGTGATGACCTTCGACGGCAAGAAGCTCGTCCAGGTGGACGCGTAG
- a CDS encoding sigma-70 family RNA polymerase sigma factor produces MGVRKDAAVANERGSRARHRMSSQPSEPDEELMRALYREHAGPLLAYVLRLVAGDRQRAEDVVQETLIRAWKNAGQLNRATGSVRPWLVTVARRIVIDGHRSRQARPQEVDPSPLEVIPAEDEIDKALWLMTLSDALDDLTPAHREVLVETYFKGRTVNEAAETLGIPSGTVRSRVFYALRSMKLALEERGVTA; encoded by the coding sequence GTGGGCGTGCGCAAGGATGCGGCCGTGGCCAATGAACGTGGATCGAGGGCCCGACATCGCATGTCCTCACAGCCCTCGGAACCTGACGAGGAGTTGATGCGTGCCCTGTACCGGGAGCACGCCGGACCTTTGCTCGCGTATGTCCTGCGGCTGGTCGCCGGTGACCGGCAGCGCGCCGAGGACGTCGTACAGGAAACGCTCATCCGTGCCTGGAAGAACGCCGGTCAGCTCAATCGGGCGACCGGTTCGGTACGCCCCTGGCTGGTGACGGTCGCGCGCCGCATCGTCATCGACGGCCACCGCAGCCGGCAGGCCCGGCCGCAGGAGGTCGATCCGTCGCCGCTGGAGGTCATCCCCGCGGAGGACGAGATCGACAAGGCGCTGTGGCTGATGACGCTGTCTGACGCGCTCGACGACCTGACCCCGGCCCACCGGGAGGTGCTCGTCGAGACGTACTTCAAGGGGCGTACCGTCAACGAGGCGGCCGAGACGCTGGGTATCCCCAGCGGCACGGTCCGTTCCCGGGTGTTCTACGCCCTGCGGTCGATGAAGCTGGCACTGGAGGAGCGGGGGGTGACGGCGTGA
- a CDS encoding CGNR zinc finger domain-containing protein, with protein MALDTVTVPHEPRFDAGRICLDLLATAHPAERLHAVEPLRSWISGSGLVPPGTPLDHADASWLPGFRELRGHVGRLLRGGDAGEPGPYDRALGRLNEIARAAPPVPCAVRGEDGTLVRRLAPLPGCAGLLALLARDAVELLTDPEARAAVRECEGDNCPLVYLDTSRGRRRRWCSSEVCGNRERVARHRRRAALARA; from the coding sequence ATGGCACTGGATACGGTCACGGTCCCGCACGAGCCGCGGTTCGACGCCGGGAGGATCTGTCTGGACCTCCTCGCGACCGCGCATCCCGCCGAACGGCTGCACGCCGTCGAGCCGTTGCGGTCCTGGATCAGCGGATCCGGGCTCGTGCCACCGGGCACCCCGCTGGACCACGCCGACGCCTCCTGGCTGCCGGGGTTCCGGGAACTGCGCGGACACGTCGGCCGGTTGCTGCGCGGCGGCGACGCGGGGGAGCCCGGACCGTACGACCGCGCGCTCGGCCGGCTCAACGAGATCGCCCGTGCCGCGCCCCCGGTGCCGTGCGCGGTGCGCGGCGAGGACGGCACGCTGGTACGGCGGTTGGCGCCGCTGCCCGGCTGCGCGGGGCTGCTCGCCCTCCTCGCGCGCGACGCCGTGGAACTGCTCACCGACCCCGAGGCGCGGGCGGCCGTCCGCGAGTGCGAGGGGGACAACTGCCCGCTGGTGTACCTGGACACCTCCCGGGGGCGCAGGCGGCGCTGGTGTTCCAGCGAGGTCTGCGGCAACCGGGAGCGGGTGGCACGGCACCGCAGGCGGGCCGCCCTCGCCCGCGCCTGA
- a CDS encoding DUF1772 domain-containing protein, with amino-acid sequence MSEKRSSRAVLGAATVAMGLIAGVFYVFACAVMPALDRSDDRTYVEVMRDINVVIQNPVFFLSFLGALALTGVSAWQLRGTAGGRWVTAALVAYGLAFLVTVVFSIPLNDALAAKGDPTALREHFEDPWVAWNVVRAVLSTLALACLARALTAGRPATGR; translated from the coding sequence ATGTCGGAGAAGAGAAGCAGCAGGGCCGTCCTGGGCGCGGCCACGGTCGCGATGGGCCTGATCGCCGGGGTGTTCTACGTCTTCGCCTGCGCGGTGATGCCGGCCCTGGACCGCAGCGACGACCGTACGTACGTCGAGGTCATGCGGGACATCAACGTGGTGATCCAGAACCCGGTGTTCTTCCTCAGCTTCCTGGGGGCCCTGGCGCTGACGGGGGTGTCGGCGTGGCAGCTGCGGGGCACGGCGGGCGGCCGGTGGGTGACGGCGGCGCTCGTCGCGTACGGGCTCGCCTTCCTCGTCACGGTCGTGTTCAGCATCCCGCTGAACGACGCCCTGGCCGCGAAGGGCGACCCCACCGCCCTGCGGGAGCACTTCGAGGACCCCTGGGTGGCGTGGAACGTCGTCCGGGCGGTGCTGTCGACGCTGGCGCTGGCCTGCCTGGCACGGGCGCTGACCGCCGGACGGCCCGCCACCGGGCGCTGA
- a CDS encoding uroporphyrinogen-III synthase: MDDEQQRPDRQPDEGPLAGFTVGVTAARRADELAALLRRRGAAVLHAPALRIVPLADDGELLAATKELIDHVPDVVVATTAIGFRGWIEAADGWGLGEQLLDRLRGVELLARGPKVKGAVRATGLTEEWSPAGESMAEVLDRLLAEGVGGRRVAVQLHGEPLPGFVEALRVAGAEVVPVPVYRWMPPEDIGPVDRLLDAVVARTVDALTFTSAPAAASLLSRAEERGLVDEVLATLGHDVPAACVGPVTALPLQARGVATVQPERFRLGPLVQLLCQELPGRARALPVAGHRVEIRGHAVLVDGGLKPVPPAGMSLLRALARRPGWVVSRAELLRALPGSGRDEHAVETAMTRLRSALGTPKLIQTVVKRGYRLALDPAADAKYADA; this comes from the coding sequence ATGGACGACGAACAGCAGCGACCCGACCGGCAGCCCGACGAGGGGCCCCTCGCGGGCTTCACCGTGGGCGTCACCGCCGCGCGCCGCGCCGACGAGCTGGCCGCGCTGCTGCGCCGGCGCGGCGCCGCCGTGCTGCACGCGCCCGCCCTGCGCATCGTGCCGCTCGCCGACGACGGCGAGCTGCTCGCCGCCACCAAGGAACTGATCGACCACGTGCCGGACGTGGTGGTGGCCACCACCGCCATCGGGTTCCGCGGGTGGATCGAGGCCGCCGACGGCTGGGGTCTCGGGGAGCAGCTCCTCGACCGGCTGCGCGGGGTGGAGCTGCTGGCCCGCGGCCCCAAGGTCAAGGGGGCGGTCCGGGCCACCGGACTCACCGAGGAGTGGTCGCCGGCCGGCGAGTCCATGGCCGAGGTGCTCGACCGGCTGCTCGCCGAGGGCGTCGGCGGTCGCCGGGTCGCCGTACAGCTGCACGGGGAGCCGCTGCCGGGATTCGTGGAGGCGCTGCGGGTCGCGGGCGCGGAGGTCGTGCCGGTGCCGGTGTACCGCTGGATGCCGCCGGAGGACATCGGTCCCGTCGACCGCCTGCTGGACGCCGTCGTCGCCCGCACGGTGGACGCCCTCACCTTCACCAGCGCGCCCGCCGCCGCCTCCCTGCTGTCACGCGCCGAGGAACGGGGGCTCGTCGACGAGGTGCTGGCGACGCTCGGCCACGACGTGCCGGCCGCGTGCGTCGGCCCCGTCACCGCGCTGCCGCTCCAGGCCCGGGGCGTGGCCACCGTGCAGCCCGAACGCTTCCGGCTCGGACCGCTCGTACAGCTGCTGTGCCAGGAACTGCCGGGACGGGCCCGGGCGTTGCCGGTCGCCGGGCACCGGGTGGAGATCCGGGGGCACGCGGTCCTGGTGGACGGCGGGCTGAAGCCGGTGCCGCCGGCCGGGATGTCCCTGCTGCGGGCGCTGGCCCGGCGGCCGGGATGGGTGGTGTCCCGGGCCGAACTGCTGCGCGCGCTGCCGGGCTCCGGGCGGGACGAGCACGCGGTGGAGACCGCCATGACCCGGCTGCGCTCGGCGCTGGGGACACCGAAGCTGATCCAGACGGTGGTCAAGCGCGGCTACCGGCTGGCCCTCGACCCGGCAGCGGACGCCAAGTACGCGGACGCGTAG
- a CDS encoding nitrate/nitrite transporter yields MTATDPTPAPTPVPPPVPPPAPTGRAGRWIERWDPEDEVFWKATGERIARRNLWFSVFSEHIGFSVWTLWSVLVLFMGPEYGLTPADKFLLTSVVTLVGAAVRVPYTFAVALFGGRNWTIVSAGMLLVPTVAAFAVMEPGTSFSTFLLVGLLAGVGGGNFASSMTNINAFFPLRRKGWALGLNAGGGNIGVPVIQLTALAIIGAGGGPRVLLGVYIPLIVVAAVLAALFMDNLATVRNDTGAARDAAKDGHTWIMAFLYVGTFGSFIGYSFAFGQVLTNEFGRTPLQAAYLTFIGPLLGSLIRPVGGRLADRYGGARITLWNYVGMAAATAVLIVASTQRSLALFVPVFVVLFALSGLGNGSTYKMIPGIFQAKALAGGLTGEAAAAHGRRLSGAAMGLIGAVGALGGVGINLAFRQSFLSYGSGTGAFVAFLAFYGVCFAVTWAVYLRRSAGRVAPAAAAETKPRLSYAEV; encoded by the coding sequence ATGACTGCCACAGACCCGACCCCGGCCCCGACCCCCGTCCCGCCCCCCGTCCCGCCCCCCGCCCCGACCGGCCGCGCCGGCCGCTGGATCGAGCGCTGGGACCCGGAGGACGAGGTCTTCTGGAAGGCGACCGGGGAGAGGATCGCCCGCCGCAACCTCTGGTTCTCCGTGTTCTCCGAGCACATCGGGTTCTCGGTCTGGACGCTGTGGTCCGTGCTCGTGCTCTTCATGGGGCCCGAGTACGGGCTCACCCCCGCCGACAAGTTCCTGCTGACCTCCGTGGTCACGCTGGTCGGCGCGGCGGTCCGGGTGCCCTACACCTTCGCCGTCGCCCTGTTCGGCGGACGGAACTGGACGATCGTCTCGGCCGGGATGCTGCTCGTGCCGACCGTAGCCGCCTTCGCGGTGATGGAGCCGGGGACGTCCTTCTCCACCTTCCTGCTGGTGGGACTGCTGGCGGGCGTCGGGGGCGGCAACTTCGCCTCCTCCATGACCAACATCAACGCCTTCTTCCCGCTGCGGCGGAAGGGGTGGGCCCTCGGGCTCAACGCGGGCGGCGGCAACATCGGCGTGCCCGTCATCCAGCTCACCGCCCTCGCGATCATCGGGGCGGGCGGCGGGCCCCGGGTGCTGCTCGGCGTCTACATCCCCCTGATCGTCGTCGCCGCCGTCCTCGCCGCACTGTTCATGGACAACCTCGCCACGGTGCGGAACGACACCGGCGCCGCCCGGGACGCGGCGAAGGACGGCCACACCTGGATCATGGCCTTCCTCTACGTCGGCACCTTCGGCTCGTTCATCGGCTACAGCTTCGCCTTCGGGCAGGTCCTGACCAACGAGTTCGGCCGCACCCCGCTGCAGGCCGCCTACCTCACGTTCATCGGCCCACTGCTCGGCTCCCTGATCCGGCCCGTCGGCGGCCGGCTCGCCGACCGCTACGGCGGGGCCCGCATCACCCTGTGGAACTACGTCGGCATGGCCGCCGCCACCGCCGTCCTCATCGTGGCGAGCACGCAGCGCTCGCTCGCGCTGTTCGTGCCGGTCTTCGTGGTGCTGTTCGCGCTCAGCGGGCTCGGCAACGGGTCGACGTACAAGATGATCCCGGGGATCTTCCAGGCCAAGGCCCTGGCCGGGGGACTCACCGGCGAGGCGGCGGCGGCCCACGGGCGACGGCTGTCCGGTGCCGCCATGGGGCTCATCGGGGCCGTCGGCGCGCTCGGCGGCGTCGGCATCAACCTGGCCTTCCGGCAGTCCTTCCTCTCCTACGGCTCCGGCACCGGCGCCTTCGTCGCGTTCCTCGCCTTCTACGGCGTCTGCTTCGCCGTGACCTGGGCCGTATACCTGCGCCGTTCGGCCGGCCGGGTCGCACCCGCCGCCGCAGCCGAGACGAAGCCGCGGCTCAGCTACGCCGAGGTGTGA
- a CDS encoding LysR family transcriptional regulator, with amino-acid sequence MPAPASLDPRLLRAFLAVAEELHFTRAAARLYVAQQALSRDVRRLERELGAELFLRTTRQVALTADGERLLPHARRVLAAQDDLLAAFGQARPLLVDLNSAGLVTGRRVLHRARELVPDCELMARYESGLTGAAGELLAGRLDASFGRFAGLEPALRSGLEQQPVRWEPMAVVLPDDHPLAPLPEVPVAALAGETVYAGAGNPRTGEWTDLALRLFEGHGIRLASPLPLAVGDEEFERIMAKTRNPILAVVDFPAMPRTVLRPLVDPVPLSPVSLVWRKGLVHPGLDALRAAAAEITRAEKWLRRPADRWFTAIDDRAMGA; translated from the coding sequence ATGCCCGCTCCCGCCTCCCTCGACCCCCGGCTGCTGCGCGCCTTCCTCGCCGTCGCCGAGGAACTGCACTTCACCCGGGCCGCGGCCCGGCTGTACGTCGCCCAGCAGGCGCTCAGCCGGGACGTGCGGCGACTGGAACGGGAGCTGGGCGCCGAGCTGTTCCTGCGGACCACCCGGCAGGTCGCGCTGACCGCGGACGGCGAGCGCCTGCTGCCACACGCCCGGCGGGTGCTCGCCGCCCAGGACGACCTGCTGGCCGCCTTCGGACAGGCGCGGCCGCTGCTGGTCGACCTCAACTCCGCCGGCCTGGTCACCGGCCGCCGGGTGCTGCACCGGGCCCGTGAACTCGTCCCCGACTGCGAGCTGATGGCCCGCTACGAGAGCGGCCTGACCGGAGCGGCCGGCGAACTGCTCGCGGGCCGGCTGGACGCCTCCTTCGGCCGCTTCGCCGGTCTGGAGCCCGCTCTGCGCTCCGGTCTCGAACAGCAGCCGGTGCGCTGGGAGCCGATGGCCGTGGTGCTGCCCGACGACCACCCCCTGGCGCCCCTGCCCGAGGTCCCGGTGGCAGCACTGGCCGGGGAGACGGTGTACGCCGGGGCCGGCAACCCGCGCACCGGGGAGTGGACCGACCTGGCCCTGCGCCTGTTCGAGGGGCACGGCATCCGGCTGGCCTCGCCCCTGCCGCTGGCGGTCGGGGACGAGGAGTTCGAGCGGATCATGGCCAAGACCCGCAATCCGATCCTGGCCGTGGTGGACTTCCCGGCCATGCCCCGCACGGTGCTGCGGCCGCTCGTCGATCCCGTCCCGCTGTCGCCCGTCTCCCTCGTGTGGCGCAAGGGGCTGGTCCACCCCGGACTGGACGCGCTAAGAGCGGCCGCCGCGGAGATCACCCGCGCCGAGAAGTGGCTTCGACGGCCGGCCGACCGCTGGTTCACGGCCATCGACGATCGTGCGATGGGCGCGTGA
- a CDS encoding MFS transporter, with translation MPQQTTEDARTGGAPSPSSTPTPTPSSAGSGYRRLFRLPGARAFTAGNLIARLPMGMFGVSAVVMIAGSRGSYALAGAVTATGLAATGLAGPWIARLVDRYGQTRVAVPATVTAVLGSLALLLCVRCDAPDWTLFAAYAATAATPNIGGLSRARWTHLLRDDPGALHTANSFEQAADELCFMLGPVLASFLTGTLFPEAGTLTAAVLLLGGMLLFTAQRATEPPPAARSKGPSPLRSRGIPPLLACFVATGAVFGSMEVGTIAFADAQGHRAAAGAVLALQAAGSCAAGLVYGALKPAGLRLGHCLTGMAVLMTLPWLAAWTTGSLWVLAGALLPAGMATAPTMVTAMTLVQRRTPAGRLNEGMSLVVTGLLTGIACGSATGGWAVEHLSPTTAYAVPVAAAALALVLAALTRAGAGTASAAPAAA, from the coding sequence ATGCCGCAACAGACCACCGAAGACGCCCGAACAGGGGGCGCACCGTCGCCGTCATCGACACCGACGCCGACACCGTCGTCCGCCGGATCCGGGTACCGCCGCCTGTTCCGTCTCCCCGGCGCCCGCGCCTTCACCGCGGGCAACCTGATCGCCCGGCTGCCCATGGGCATGTTCGGGGTGAGCGCGGTGGTGATGATCGCCGGGTCCCGGGGCTCGTACGCCCTGGCCGGCGCGGTCACCGCGACCGGGCTCGCGGCGACCGGGCTCGCCGGCCCCTGGATAGCGCGGCTCGTGGACCGGTACGGGCAGACCCGGGTCGCCGTGCCGGCCACCGTGACGGCGGTGCTCGGCAGCCTCGCGCTGCTGCTCTGCGTGCGCTGCGACGCCCCCGACTGGACCCTGTTCGCCGCCTACGCCGCCACCGCGGCCACCCCCAACATCGGCGGGCTGTCCCGCGCCCGCTGGACCCATCTGCTGCGCGACGACCCCGGGGCCCTGCACACCGCCAACTCCTTCGAGCAGGCGGCCGACGAGCTGTGCTTCATGCTCGGCCCGGTGCTGGCGTCCTTCCTCACCGGCACCCTCTTCCCGGAGGCGGGCACGCTGACCGCTGCCGTCCTGCTGCTCGGCGGCATGCTGCTGTTCACCGCCCAGCGGGCGACCGAGCCCCCGCCGGCGGCCCGTTCCAAGGGCCCGTCGCCGCTGCGCAGCCGCGGGATCCCGCCGCTGCTGGCCTGCTTCGTGGCGACCGGCGCGGTGTTCGGCTCCATGGAGGTCGGCACGATCGCCTTCGCGGACGCGCAGGGGCACCGCGCGGCGGCCGGCGCTGTCCTCGCACTGCAGGCGGCGGGCTCGTGCGCGGCGGGTCTCGTCTACGGCGCCCTGAAGCCGGCCGGGCTGCGGCTCGGTCACTGCCTGACCGGGATGGCCGTGCTGATGACGCTGCCGTGGCTGGCCGCGTGGACCACGGGGTCGCTGTGGGTGCTGGCGGGCGCGCTGCTGCCGGCGGGGATGGCGACGGCACCGACGATGGTGACGGCGATGACCCTCGTCCAGCGGCGCACCCCGGCCGGCCGTCTCAACGAGGGGATGAGCCTGGTGGTGACCGGCCTGCTGACCGGGATCGCCTGCGGTTCGGCGACGGGCGGCTGGGCGGTGGAGCACCTGTCCCCCACCACCGCCTACGCCGTGCCGGTGGCCGCCGCCGCACTCGCCCTCGTACTGGCCGCGCTGACCCGTGCCGGCGCCGGGACGGCGAGCGCCGCTCCGGCCGCCGCGTGA